The following proteins are co-located in the Styela clava chromosome 15, kaStyClav1.hap1.2, whole genome shotgun sequence genome:
- the LOC120334565 gene encoding uncharacterized protein LOC120334565: MEEMDASSGPQISGLKPLTKPKKPRTKSDHPSYAAMIREAVSFMKERRGSSRQAIEKYISSKWELGRGSHTRLNTTLNKMLADDSLKKTKGIGANGSFKIKKAQEEGGGGGGGAAAAPATASSKPKPKKKKKPKKKKKKGAKKKKSPRKKKKATKKKKKSPRKKKKATKKKKKSPKKKKTTKKKKSPRKKKKATKKKKSPKKKKK, from the coding sequence ATGGAGGAGATGGATGCGAGTTCGGGCCCCCAGATTTCTGGGTTAAAGCCCCTTACGAAGCCGAAAAAGCCACGAACGAAATCAGATCATCCCAGCTATGCAGCGATGATTAGAGAAGCCGTTAGCTTCATGAAAGAAAGACGTGGTTCATCTCGACAGGCGATCGAAAAGTACATTTCTTCGAAATGGGAACTTGGACGAGGAAGCCACACCAGACTCAACACAACTCTAAATAAAATGCTGGCGGAcgattcgttgaaaaagacgaAGGGAATAGGTGCTAACGGATCGTTCAAAATCAAGAAGGCACAAGAGGAGGGCGGCGGAGGTGGAGGAGGCGCGGCGGCAGctcctgctacagcatcttCGAAACCAAAAcctaaaaagaagaagaagccgaagaaaaagaaaaagaaaggGGCCAAGAAAAAGAAGTCTCCTAGGAAAAAGAAGAAGGCgactaaaaagaagaaaaagtctCCCAGGAAAAAGAAGAAGGCgactaaaaagaagaagaagtCTCCTAAGAAGAAAAAGAcgactaaaaagaagaagtctCCTAGGAAGAAAAAGAAGGCGACTAAAAAGAAAAAGTCAcccaagaagaagaaaaagtgA